The genomic window CTATAGTTGAAAGTTTTTTATCTGGGCCTAAAAAATAAAGAACAACGTTAGAGCCGCGATTTTTTTCAAAAGAAAAATTAGCCATGACATTGTCCTTTTGTAGCCATTGAGAGGTTTTATCAATGTCTTCTTTTTTATACTTCAAGTTATTTGCTGCACTTTCTAAAGTTGGCGTCAAAAATTCAAAACTTAATAATGTTAAAAGTAAAACAATTATGATGGGTTTCAATATATTCAAAACACTAATACTTAATGATTTTCCTAAAATTTGTGCTGCAACTAATTCTCCTGAGTCGCTTAAAAATCCAAAAGTTAAAATGGCCGAAATTACAGCACACAGAGGTAGAATTTCACATAATCTTCCCAATGAAATTAAAAAAAGATATTCAAAAATTTTAGCGAAACTGTAATCGTTATTTAAATCTTCTAACTCTTTTACAAAATTTAAAAGTAAATCTAACGAAAGAACTAAAAAACACACAAAAAAAAGAATTTTGAGAGATTCCCAAAAGAATATCTTGTCTATAGTGTCTCCAAAAATTGTTTTCAACTTATAACCTCATAAAAAATGATATTGAAAATTACCGAAACTAAAATGACAAGCAACAAAAGTTGTAAAAACCACCTCTTAGAATATTTTTTCGCGATGAGTGAATTGAAATTGAAAATAAATTTGTCAAATCCAAAGAGAAATATTGCGAGCATTGCAAATAAGCTGTGAATGATTAAAAAAATTTGCGTAGGTGTAAAAATATTCTCCTCAATAAAGGCTTTTTGGCCTATCACTAGGCCATAGTATGATAAAAAAATTACCAAACCAGAAAAGACCAAAATAAATCTACCGTTTTCCTGCATTCTTAAGCTGAGAGGCGAGGCAATCAACACAGATATAATTAACATCAAACTTAATGAAAATCTTTCTAAAATTTCTGTTACATAAATTTGATTATCGGTCTCTTTTGATAATTCATTCCAAGTTTTAGTTTTAATTTCCTTACTGGTTTGTATTTCACTTTTTGGAAAAAGGAAAAAAAGACTTTCAAAATCTAAAAAAAAATTATTCTCTTCAAGGGGGATAAATAACTCCCCATTCTCGAATAAAATTTTGTTGTAAATTTGATCATTTGAATTAGCAGAAACCTCCTCGGAATTAAGTATGTAATTTAAATCTTCTGATTCAATTTTTGCAAAAATGTTTTGGAATCCAAGATCTGACGCGCCTTCAGCAAAAAAAATACCATTTAATTCTTCTATTTCGTTAATTTTGCCTTCTCCCATAAGTTTAAAATTATCAGCAAAAGATTGAGATTTAGACAAAAAGCTGAGCTGTTGATTTGATGTGGGAGCTAAAAAGAAAGAATTAAAAATAAGAAAAATGGATAGAAAAATTGATGGAACTAGGCAAATTAATACTATTCCTGATTCACCTAATCCAGCTTGGTTGGCAAAGGTTATTTCATTTGTTTTTTTTAAATTATAAATAGCAATTAAAGTGCCAATGAACAAAGACGTTGGGATAGCAATTTCTAGTAACGATGGTATTGAAAAAATTAAAACTAAACTTACAAGACTAGGATAAAGTTCACCATTTGATGCTTTCTCAAGAAATCCTATTGATTCATTAAAAAATAATATTCCAAAAAGTATAAAAAAAGTTATAAGTAACGTTTTTAGCAATTGGTTTAATATATAAAACGATATAATTTTTGGCATAATACTTTTAATTATCTTACACACATTATCTA from SAR86 cluster bacterium includes these protein-coding regions:
- a CDS encoding LptF/LptG family permease, with amino-acid sequence MKTIFGDTIDKIFFWESLKILFFVCFLVLSLDLLLNFVKELEDLNNDYSFAKIFEYLFLISLGRLCEILPLCAVISAILTFGFLSDSGELVAAQILGKSLSISVLNILKPIIIVLLLTLLSFEFLTPTLESAANNLKYKKEDIDKTSQWLQKDNVMANFSFEKNRGSNVVLYFLGPDKKLSTIVEAESFEIQDNSWQLNNAFENINREGYEVFNWKNAPVVGINEKLGLKELSLSQVFKILTQTGPERERKKISYEFWKKLLEPFSAIAIILLSLSLSLILFTKNKNLERLLFGSLMAFGFNLILKIFGNVAIINNISPSLAILLPSLLVALIGIRMLKIN
- a CDS encoding LptF/LptG family permease, whose amino-acid sequence is MLKTLLITFFILFGILFFNESIGFLEKASNGELYPSLVSLVLIFSIPSLLEIAIPTSLFIGTLIAIYNLKKTNEITFANQAGLGESGIVLICLVPSIFLSIFLIFNSFFLAPTSNQQLSFLSKSQSFADNFKLMGEGKINEIEELNGIFFAEGASDLGFQNIFAKIESEDLNYILNSEEVSANSNDQIYNKILFENGELFIPLEENNFFLDFESLFFLFPKSEIQTSKEIKTKTWNELSKETDNQIYVTEILERFSLSLMLIISVLIASPLSLRMQENGRFILVFSGLVIFLSYYGLVIGQKAFIEENIFTPTQIFLIIHSLFAMLAIFLFGFDKFIFNFNSLIAKKYSKRWFLQLLLLVILVSVIFNIIFYEVIS